Proteins encoded by one window of Rhodamnia argentea isolate NSW1041297 chromosome 6, ASM2092103v1, whole genome shotgun sequence:
- the LOC115727537 gene encoding F-box/kelch-repeat protein At1g74510-like, producing the protein MQGAHYLSLSKAVRVGDRHRAGEKEDSSSLIHHIGHDNSVSCLLRCSRSDYGSLASVNRSFRSLIKSGELYRLRRQIGVVEHWVYFSCNLLQWEVFDPIRSRWLHLPRMSANECFCFSDKESLAVGTELLVFGKDIISYIIYKYSILTNTWTSGMEMNVPRCLFASASLGEIAILAGGCDPRGNVLSSAELYNSDTGRWEMLPDMNTARKMCSGVFMDGKFYVIGGIGTGNIRSLSCGEVYDMETRTWREIPNMFPARNGETGATEAPSVVEAPPLLAVVNNELYAADLAAKEVRKYDKVRNSWSTLGSLPEHAMSMNGWGIAFQGCGERIVVIGGPRSLGGGTVELNFWVPNEGPPQWKLLARKPSNTFVYSCAVMGC; encoded by the coding sequence ATGCAGGGTGCTcactatctctctctttctaaagCTGTTAGAGTCGGTGACAGGCATCGAGCCGGCGAGAAAGAGGACTCGAGTTCCCTCATCCATCATATTGGCCACGATAACTCCGTCAGTTGCCTCCTCCGCTGCTCGAGGTCTGATTATGGCTCCCTCGCATCTGTGAACCGGAGCTTTCGTTCTCTGATCAAGAGTGGCGAGCTCTACCGGCTGAGAAGGCAAATTGGGGTTGTCGAACACTGGGTGTACTTCTCCTGTAATCTCCTTCAGTGGGAGGTGTTTGATCCCATTCGTAGCCGTTGGTTGCACTTGCCCAGGATGAGTGCAAACGAGTGTTTCTGTTTCTCCGATAAGGAGTCACTGGCTGTCGGTACTGAACTCCTTGTCTTTGGAAAGGACATAATTTCCTATATCATATACAAGTACAGCATCCTGACGAATACATGGACATCGGGCATGGAGATGAACGTGCCTAGGTGCTTGTTCGCGTCGGCTAGTCTAGGAGAAATCGCAATCCTAGCTGGTGGTTGTGATCCACGAGGCAACGTCCTGAGCTCCGCCGAGCTATATAACTCGGACACCGGAAGATGGGAGATGCTGCCAGACATGAATACAGCCCGAAAGATGTGCTCTGGAGTATTCATGGATGGGAAGTTTTACGTGATTGGTGGGATTGGAACAGGGAACATAAGGTCTCTCAGCTGCGGAGAAGTGTACGATATGGAGACTAGGACATGGAGGGAGATACCTAATATGTTCCCAGCCCGGAATGGCGAGACTGGGGCGACCGAGGCTCCTTCTGTGGTTGAGGCTCCTCCCCTGCTTGCAGTGGTGAACAACGAGCTCTACGCGGCTGATCTTGCAGCGAAGGAGGTCAGGAAGTATGACAAGGTGAGGAACTCATGGTCTACGTTGGGGAGCTTGCCGGAGCATGCCATGTCAATGAACGGTTGGGGTATCGCTTTTCAGGGATGCGGTGAGAGGATAGTTGTTATCGGCGGACCCAGGAGTTTAGGGGGTGGAACTGTTGAACTCAACTTCTGGGTTCCCAATGAAGGGCCACCACAGTGGAAGCTGCTAGCCAGAAAACCATCAAATACTTTTGTGTACAGCTGTGCTGTGATGGGATGCTGA